A stretch of Paenibacillus peoriae DNA encodes these proteins:
- a CDS encoding glycosyltransferase, whose product MQGPIAIFSDNDRAIDYPNVICFYQYIQCKDTEAASVYENACCCLIDYREPGEAVRKANQIRSQFPQMPLLLVTDVTFPFSDQHMVQITGVGRLRLLFWQANDTEEMLSEIQSLLYPEYSTKSQHIAFILSVYNEEQRFVHVKTFAERLQAFIRSHIIEGSIYLIDDGSHDGTHALIKALEAATDLSVNRINQNLSPLLQTRELGRNTRKAGTYLEGMRTIGADYYVFVDADDSFFIEDIARMINVVQQGYYDVVIGTKDMTAENRSLLRSVVSFGKRVISRPFLPTGVVDSQTGLKVMSSVAVKRMFPHLKEQLGLALDLEMMFIAKRLQLRVLQLPVKCIDRDGSHIHVWKDSIRFLRSIIDIWRLDRRVR is encoded by the coding sequence GTGCAGGGACCTATAGCCATTTTTAGCGATAATGACAGGGCTATTGATTATCCCAATGTAATTTGTTTTTACCAATATATACAGTGCAAGGACACGGAGGCAGCTTCAGTCTACGAGAACGCATGTTGCTGCTTGATTGATTATAGGGAGCCGGGGGAGGCGGTGCGGAAAGCCAATCAGATCCGCAGCCAATTTCCGCAAATGCCATTGTTACTGGTGACGGATGTAACATTTCCGTTCAGTGATCAGCATATGGTGCAAATCACCGGAGTAGGCCGTTTGCGACTGCTATTTTGGCAAGCCAATGACACCGAAGAAATGCTTTCGGAAATACAAAGCTTGCTCTATCCCGAGTATTCGACCAAAAGCCAACATATTGCATTTATCTTGTCTGTATATAACGAAGAGCAACGTTTTGTTCATGTCAAAACCTTTGCTGAACGACTGCAAGCCTTTATCCGTAGCCATATTATTGAAGGTTCGATTTATCTCATTGATGATGGCAGCCACGATGGCACCCATGCCTTGATTAAAGCGCTGGAGGCAGCAACGGACTTATCCGTAAACCGGATTAATCAGAATCTTAGTCCGCTGCTTCAAACAAGGGAATTGGGACGCAATACACGTAAGGCAGGGACGTATCTGGAAGGGATGCGGACCATTGGTGCGGATTACTACGTATTTGTGGACGCGGACGACTCCTTTTTTATTGAGGATATTGCCAGAATGATTAATGTTGTTCAGCAGGGCTATTATGATGTCGTGATCGGAACCAAGGATATGACCGCCGAGAATCGGTCTTTATTGCGATCTGTTGTCAGCTTTGGTAAGCGGGTCATTTCCCGTCCTTTTTTACCCACAGGTGTGGTGGATTCCCAGACTGGGCTTAAAGTGATGAGTTCGGTTGCAGTGAAACGGATGTTTCCGCATTTAAAGGAACAGCTCGGATTGGCGCTGGATCTAGAAATGATGTTTATTGCCAAGCGACTCCAGCTTCGTGTGCTGCAATTACCCGTCAAATGTATTGACCGCGATGGATCGCACATCCATGTCTGGAAGGATTCCATTCGTTTTTTACGCTCTATCATTGATATTTGGCGACTGGATCGGCGGGTGAGATAA
- a CDS encoding NAD-dependent malic enzyme, with protein MEAFYVNRDGSLSTPLRGKDVLANPLLNKGVAFTEEERKELGLDGILPPTVLSLEKQSVRAYQQFLAQPTMLRKNASLNDLHNRNVVLYYRLLTDHLSEMLPVVYTPTVGTAIQEYSHEYNRPGGVYLSIDNPNGIGQAFYNSGLSGEDVDLIVVTDSESILGIGDWGVGGINIAIGKLAVYTAAAGIHPGRVLPIVLDVGTNNEKLLNDPLYIGNRHKRVRGEAYNQFIDTFISKTLAQFPKALLHWEDVGSVNARHIIGKYGQSILTFNDDIQGTGAVTLAAILSAVGVTKTPLREQKVLVFGPGAAGIGNADQIRGAMIADGLLEEDSFKSFWAFDYRGLLTDDMEDVLDYQKPYVRKKEEVSSWTRSDDGKIPLLEVIRQVKPTILIGTSGVAGAFSEEIIKEMAKHVERPIIMPMSNPTNLAEAIPEDLIRWTDGKALIATGSPFDPVTYNGTKFEIGQANNAFVFPGLGLGAIVVKAKRITPAMFTAAADAVANGVDSNKPGGALLPHIQKLRDVSYVVAVAVAKAAIQDQVAQAHISNVEQAIRDAMWKPEYVKVKAVESVIHHPH; from the coding sequence ATGGAAGCATTTTATGTCAATCGCGATGGGTCATTATCTACTCCTTTACGGGGGAAGGATGTGTTGGCAAATCCCCTTTTGAACAAAGGCGTTGCTTTTACAGAAGAAGAACGCAAAGAACTGGGTTTGGATGGAATCCTTCCTCCCACCGTCCTTTCATTAGAGAAACAGAGCGTACGGGCATATCAGCAGTTTCTGGCACAACCCACCATGCTGCGTAAAAATGCTTCTCTCAACGACCTTCATAATCGAAATGTCGTACTCTACTACCGGCTGTTAACCGATCATTTGAGTGAAATGCTGCCCGTAGTCTACACGCCGACCGTAGGAACTGCGATTCAAGAATACAGTCACGAGTACAACCGTCCTGGGGGCGTATATTTGTCGATAGATAATCCGAACGGTATTGGACAAGCATTCTATAATTCCGGTTTGAGCGGCGAGGATGTGGACCTGATCGTCGTGACGGATTCCGAAAGTATTTTGGGGATTGGGGACTGGGGTGTCGGGGGGATTAACATTGCTATTGGCAAACTTGCAGTGTATACGGCTGCGGCAGGCATTCATCCCGGGCGGGTGCTGCCCATTGTACTGGATGTAGGTACGAATAATGAAAAGTTGCTGAATGATCCACTGTACATCGGAAACCGCCATAAACGGGTTCGCGGAGAAGCCTATAACCAGTTTATTGATACTTTTATCAGCAAAACGTTAGCGCAATTCCCGAAGGCGCTTTTACATTGGGAAGATGTGGGTAGCGTAAATGCACGCCATATTATAGGAAAATACGGTCAAAGTATACTCACCTTCAACGATGATATACAAGGTACAGGAGCGGTGACCTTGGCTGCAATTCTTTCGGCGGTGGGTGTCACCAAGACTCCGCTGCGTGAGCAAAAGGTACTTGTCTTCGGCCCAGGAGCAGCAGGGATCGGTAACGCTGACCAAATTCGGGGCGCTATGATCGCGGATGGTCTTTTGGAGGAGGATTCATTCAAGTCCTTTTGGGCTTTTGATTACCGCGGGCTGTTAACGGACGATATGGAAGATGTCCTGGATTATCAGAAACCGTATGTACGTAAAAAAGAGGAAGTCAGCTCATGGACGCGGTCGGATGACGGCAAAATACCGCTACTGGAGGTCATCCGTCAGGTGAAGCCTACCATATTAATCGGAACTTCTGGAGTAGCCGGTGCCTTTTCTGAAGAGATCATCAAAGAGATGGCGAAGCATGTAGAACGCCCGATCATTATGCCCATGTCCAATCCTACAAATCTTGCAGAAGCTATACCTGAGGATCTAATACGGTGGACCGATGGCAAGGCATTAATTGCTACCGGAAGCCCCTTTGACCCCGTCACTTATAACGGTACGAAATTTGAAATTGGACAGGCGAACAATGCCTTTGTGTTCCCGGGACTGGGTCTGGGTGCGATTGTGGTTAAAGCCAAAAGGATTACCCCTGCGATGTTTACAGCCGCAGCAGATGCCGTTGCCAATGGCGTAGATTCGAATAAGCCTGGCGGTGCGTTGCTCCCTCATATCCAAAAATTACGTGATGTTTCGTACGTTGTTGCGGTTGCGGTAGCGAAAGCAGCGATTCAGGATCAGGTAGCTCAGGCACACATTTCAAATGTTGAACAAGCTATACGGGATGCAATGTGGAAACCGGAATATGTCAAGGTCAAAGCAGTGGAAAGCGTAATACATCACCCTCACTAA
- a CDS encoding AEC family transporter has translation MSVGHILYILVPIFFVIILGWLAGHYKSFDASSSKTLNALVTKFALPAHLFIGITTTDRKALIEQWPFLLALFIGIVGFFTVLLLLSRFAGKQSVKDAAMFALNSAQPTFAFMGIPVLGAIYGSAAVAIPIALTGIVVNAVLDPAATIIATVASRNSGKERNGHLGRLIWDSILHGLKEPLALVPLIGVILTLFGFHSPDLLNKSLNQIGDITSGAALFAVGVTIGVRNISFSVSAFAIALLKTIVQPLLMLLIAYLCGLSSADTVKAVLLVSFPGSAVAAMIATRFESLESETASSFVISAVISLVTLPVLISLLV, from the coding sequence ATGAGTGTCGGACATATCTTGTACATTTTGGTGCCGATTTTTTTCGTTATTATTTTAGGGTGGTTAGCGGGGCATTACAAAAGCTTTGATGCCTCTTCCTCCAAAACCCTAAATGCGCTCGTTACCAAATTTGCACTACCTGCGCATCTATTCATCGGTATTACGACAACGGACAGGAAAGCGCTCATCGAGCAATGGCCATTCCTGCTGGCCCTGTTCATTGGCATTGTCGGCTTTTTTACCGTTCTCCTTCTACTGTCCCGCTTTGCGGGGAAGCAGTCGGTCAAGGATGCCGCCATGTTTGCTTTGAACTCGGCACAGCCGACCTTTGCTTTTATGGGCATTCCTGTGCTTGGAGCCATCTACGGTTCCGCTGCTGTCGCCATTCCGATTGCGCTTACCGGGATCGTAGTCAATGCCGTCCTTGACCCTGCGGCTACCATTATAGCTACCGTAGCCAGCAGGAATTCAGGCAAAGAACGGAACGGTCACCTCGGAAGGTTAATCTGGGACTCCATTCTTCATGGATTAAAAGAACCGCTGGCGCTGGTTCCACTGATTGGTGTAATTTTGACCTTGTTCGGCTTCCATTCACCGGATTTGTTGAACAAATCGTTGAATCAAATCGGAGACATTACGTCCGGGGCCGCTTTATTCGCTGTCGGAGTGACCATTGGCGTACGCAACATTAGTTTTAGTGTAAGTGCCTTTGCCATCGCACTGTTAAAAACAATTGTACAGCCTTTATTAATGCTGCTGATCGCCTACCTGTGCGGTCTGTCGTCTGCAGATACTGTGAAGGCAGTTCTGCTCGTTTCCTTCCCGGGTTCAGCAGTCGCTGCTATGATCGCCACCCGTTTTGAAAGCCTGGAATCAGAAACAGCCTCCTCCTTTGTCATCAGTGCTGTCATATCGCTCGTTACACTCCCAGTACTGATTTCTCTATTGGTATAA
- the tenA gene encoding thiaminase II has product MSFTQELRRQADGIFQAIFEHPFVRGIAEGSLTRGQLIHYVKQDFEYLNAYMRIYGIAISKCTNREDMDVFNEQISFILHSEVHPHQNFCAVAGVTYEELQGYPLAPSAHHYIRHMLTVAHEGNLGEILAVLLPCMWTYAEIGRRLLDEVKPDKSHPFYEWIGFYGDQLDDTTLKFRERVDAWAEGATAAERERMIEHFILSCQLEYKFWDMAYKQEEWPVQMQAAVLE; this is encoded by the coding sequence TTGAGTTTTACACAAGAACTCCGTCGGCAGGCGGACGGCATTTTTCAAGCGATTTTTGAGCATCCCTTTGTGAGAGGTATTGCTGAAGGAAGTTTGACAAGGGGACAGCTGATTCACTATGTAAAACAGGACTTTGAATATTTGAACGCCTACATGCGGATATACGGCATCGCAATCTCCAAATGCACGAATCGGGAGGACATGGATGTATTTAATGAACAAATCTCTTTTATTCTCCACAGCGAGGTTCATCCGCATCAAAATTTCTGTGCTGTCGCAGGGGTGACCTATGAAGAATTGCAGGGATATCCGCTCGCTCCGTCGGCTCATCACTATATCCGGCACATGCTGACGGTTGCGCATGAGGGCAACCTGGGCGAGATCTTGGCTGTGCTGCTGCCATGTATGTGGACGTATGCCGAGATTGGCCGCAGGCTGCTAGATGAAGTAAAGCCGGATAAGTCCCATCCGTTCTATGAATGGATTGGCTTTTATGGAGACCAGCTTGATGATACAACACTCAAGTTCCGAGAACGTGTAGATGCTTGGGCGGAAGGGGCAACGGCTGCTGAGCGGGAGCGGATGATTGAGCATTTTATACTGAGCTGCCAGCTGGAATATAAGTTCTGGGACATGGCTTATAAGCAGGAAGAATGGCCGGTCCAGATGCAGGCAGCGGTCTTGGAATAG
- the thiM gene encoding hydroxyethylthiazole kinase yields MMSTWEKSYSDLLTKVQNSKPLVHNITNVVVTNFTANGLYALGASPVMAYAPEEVADMAKIAGAVVLNIGTLNRELVDAMIIAGQSANAHGVPVLLDPVGAGATSFRTESALRILNEVKISLVRGNAAEVAHLVGEAREIKGVDAGDSADSGHVDLAIRAARVLNTMVVITGKEDVITDGAEARMISGGDVLLTKVTGAGCLLTSVLGAFAAVEPNLLLAGTAGLAFYSAAASRAAARTAELGPGSFQIAFLDELAKLHTGSLEGHVTIREAGTTTAGGAR; encoded by the coding sequence ATGATGAGTACATGGGAAAAAAGTTATTCGGATCTCCTAACGAAGGTACAAAATAGCAAACCCCTCGTTCACAATATCACCAATGTGGTAGTCACCAACTTTACCGCCAACGGCCTGTATGCATTGGGTGCCTCCCCAGTGATGGCCTATGCACCCGAGGAAGTAGCAGACATGGCAAAAATAGCGGGAGCCGTCGTATTAAACATCGGTACGCTGAACCGCGAACTGGTGGATGCCATGATCATTGCTGGACAATCAGCAAATGCACACGGTGTTCCAGTCCTGCTAGATCCGGTCGGTGCGGGAGCAACGAGCTTTAGAACCGAGTCTGCACTGCGAATCCTGAATGAAGTCAAAATCTCCTTGGTACGAGGCAACGCGGCCGAAGTCGCGCATCTTGTTGGAGAAGCGCGTGAGATTAAAGGCGTAGATGCTGGTGACAGTGCTGACAGCGGCCATGTCGATCTGGCAATTCGGGCTGCTCGAGTGCTCAATACAATGGTTGTCATCACTGGAAAAGAAGACGTCATCACCGATGGGGCCGAAGCACGAATGATAAGCGGCGGAGACGTACTGCTCACGAAGGTAACCGGAGCAGGCTGCCTGCTGACCTCTGTGTTAGGTGCCTTTGCAGCTGTTGAACCCAACCTGCTGCTCGCAGGTACAGCAGGCTTGGCATTTTACAGTGCAGCAGCTTCCCGAGCCGCAGCACGTACCGCAGAGCTAGGGCCAGGCAGCTTCCAGATTGCCTTTCTCGACGAGCTCGCCAAACTACATACTGGTTCGCTAGAGGGGCATGTCACGATCCGTGAAGCTGGAACAACTACAGCAGGTGGTGCGCGATGA
- the thiD gene encoding bifunctional hydroxymethylpyrimidine kinase/phosphomethylpyrimidine kinase, producing MTDTRVPRALTIAGSDSGGGAGIQADLKTFQELGVYGMSAITAITVQNTLGVHGVYPLPQEATAEQIEAVGLDLGVDALKTGMLFNAGIIRLVSEQIRKFGWKKVVVDPVMIAKGGAELLQLEAVQALKDELLPLALVVTPNIPEAEALTGISIRTMEDRREAAKHISSMGSEFVVIKGGHADESESSEQIVDLLFDGTAFTELSGKRVRTVHTHGTGCTFSAAITAELGKGMSVPEAISNGKAFIQAAIEESLQLGQGHGPTNHWAFRRRQEMLL from the coding sequence ATGACAGACACTCGTGTACCCAGAGCACTAACGATTGCCGGCTCAGACAGTGGCGGCGGGGCCGGAATTCAAGCCGATCTCAAAACCTTTCAAGAGCTTGGCGTATACGGCATGTCAGCTATTACGGCCATTACTGTACAGAACACCTTAGGGGTCCACGGCGTATATCCGCTGCCACAGGAAGCAACAGCGGAACAGATCGAAGCTGTAGGATTAGACCTTGGAGTGGATGCCCTGAAGACTGGCATGCTGTTTAATGCGGGTATCATCCGTCTTGTGAGTGAGCAGATCCGAAAGTTCGGCTGGAAAAAGGTCGTCGTCGATCCCGTGATGATTGCGAAGGGGGGCGCTGAACTGCTGCAATTGGAAGCGGTGCAGGCTTTGAAGGACGAACTGCTCCCCTTGGCCCTGGTCGTTACACCGAATATCCCGGAGGCGGAAGCCCTGACAGGGATCAGCATCCGTACGATGGAGGATCGCCGCGAGGCTGCAAAACATATTAGCAGTATGGGATCAGAATTCGTTGTGATCAAGGGTGGCCACGCTGACGAGAGCGAGAGCAGCGAACAGATTGTTGACCTGCTCTTTGACGGAACCGCCTTTACAGAGCTGAGCGGCAAGCGAGTACGGACTGTCCATACACACGGAACTGGGTGCACCTTCTCGGCAGCGATTACCGCGGAATTAGGGAAAGGGATGTCTGTACCGGAGGCTATCTCGAATGGCAAAGCCTTCATCCAGGCGGCGATTGAGGAATCTTTGCAGCTTGGACAGGGACATGGGCCCACCAATCATTGGGCCTTCCGTCGTCGTCAGGAGATGCTTCTATGA
- the thiE gene encoding thiamine phosphate synthase, with protein sequence MSGRMLSEVVRRQLQMYLVLGSVNCLAEPGWVVQEALAGGATMVQFREKGHGALTGIPMFELARQLQELCRHAGVPFIINDDVELALEIDADGVHIGQDDESAETVRERIGNRILGVSAHTIEEARRAILQGADYLGVGPIFPTLSKDDAHAVHGPAILYEMRKAGIDVPIVGIGGITVDRVEEVARAGADGVAVISAVTQTKQVRGTVKEFKKNMVSFLNDPIYMFDNDSTDHPAF encoded by the coding sequence ATGAGCGGCAGAATGTTGTCAGAGGTGGTGCGCCGCCAGCTACAGATGTACCTGGTGCTTGGAAGCGTGAATTGCCTAGCGGAACCAGGCTGGGTCGTGCAGGAGGCTCTGGCTGGCGGGGCAACCATGGTCCAGTTCCGGGAAAAAGGCCATGGCGCATTAACGGGTATCCCTATGTTCGAACTTGCGCGCCAGCTACAGGAACTGTGCCGCCACGCTGGTGTCCCCTTCATCATCAATGACGATGTGGAGCTGGCTCTTGAAATCGACGCTGACGGTGTTCACATCGGTCAGGACGATGAATCTGCCGAAACCGTCCGCGAGCGAATCGGAAATCGAATTCTAGGCGTCTCTGCCCATACCATTGAGGAAGCACGTCGAGCCATTCTGCAAGGTGCTGATTATCTCGGCGTCGGGCCAATCTTTCCCACCCTCTCGAAGGATGATGCCCATGCTGTACATGGGCCAGCAATTTTATATGAGATGCGTAAAGCGGGAATTGATGTGCCAATTGTTGGGATCGGAGGTATTACAGTCGACCGTGTTGAGGAAGTCGCACGTGCAGGTGCAGATGGTGTAGCGGTGATTTCAGCCGTGACACAGACAAAGCAGGTTAGAGGTACGGTCAAGGAATTCAAAAAAAATATGGTCTCATTTCTCAATGATCCGATCTACATGTTTGATAATGATTCAACAGATCATCCAGCTTTTTAG
- a CDS encoding aspartyl-phosphate phosphatase Spo0E family protein has protein sequence MLMNQGVTLLCVERARKKLYQVQKKYGFLTHPKVIEQSKKLDDLLNHYQTCRSDH, from the coding sequence ATGCTGATGAACCAAGGTGTGACTTTACTTTGTGTCGAACGAGCTAGGAAGAAACTGTATCAGGTCCAGAAAAAGTATGGATTTTTAACACATCCCAAAGTAATAGAACAATCTAAAAAGCTGGATGATCTGTTGAATCATTATCAAACATGTAGATCGGATCATTGA